From the Bacteroidota bacterium genome, one window contains:
- a CDS encoding arginine--tRNA ligase — protein MKIETLLAEKTATALQSLFGVEFPSAQITFQKTKTEFAGDLTLVVFPFVRASKLSPEQTAQKLGEWLRAEVQEVAAFNVVKGFLNLEIANSYWLGFFSEIKKNPNYGIQPITENAPVQMVEYCGPNTNKPLHLGHVRNCLLGYSVCEILKANGNKVVKVNIVNDRGIHICKSMLAWKKYGNGETPETSGIKGDHLVGKYYVEFDRHYKKQIADSIAQGTNKEEAEKNAPLMLEVKQMLRDWEDGNAEVIHLWKMMNSWVYAGFDITYKKIGVDFDKIYYESNTYLLGKDIIEEGLEKEVLHRRADKSVYIDLTEDGLDEKTLLRSDGTSVYMTQDIGTAVLRAKDYNFNNLTYVVANEQDYHFKVLFLILKKLGYVWADGLFHLSYGMVELPEGKMKSREGTVVDADDLMDEMIATAEQTTKELGKTEGFTTEEADKLYTTIGMGALKYFMLKVDPKKKMLFNPAESIDFNGHTGPFIQYTYARIKSVLRKALANEILDVGGVPEMNEKEKEIIKWIYDFPVIINQAALSHSPAMIANYVYELVKLYNTFYHDYSILKEENQSIKVFRLQLSESVSHIIKNCMAMLGIEVPERM, from the coding sequence ATGAAAATTGAAACTCTTTTAGCAGAAAAAACTGCTACCGCATTACAAAGCTTATTTGGAGTTGAATTTCCAAGTGCTCAAATTACATTTCAAAAAACCAAAACCGAATTTGCTGGGGACCTAACCTTGGTGGTATTTCCATTTGTGCGCGCATCGAAGTTATCGCCTGAGCAAACAGCGCAAAAATTAGGAGAATGGTTGAGAGCAGAGGTGCAAGAAGTAGCAGCCTTTAATGTGGTGAAAGGATTTTTAAATCTGGAAATAGCCAATTCCTACTGGTTAGGTTTTTTTTCGGAAATAAAGAAGAATCCGAACTACGGCATTCAGCCGATCACTGAAAATGCACCCGTTCAAATGGTTGAATATTGTGGTCCTAATACCAATAAACCTTTGCATTTGGGTCATGTGCGCAATTGTTTGTTGGGTTATTCGGTATGTGAGATTTTAAAAGCGAATGGAAACAAGGTTGTTAAAGTAAATATTGTAAACGACCGTGGAATACACATCTGCAAAAGCATGCTTGCCTGGAAAAAATATGGCAACGGCGAAACACCAGAAACTAGTGGTATTAAGGGCGATCATTTGGTTGGCAAATATTATGTGGAATTTGACAGACATTACAAAAAACAAATTGCTGATTCCATAGCGCAAGGTACAAACAAGGAAGAAGCAGAAAAAAATGCTCCTTTAATGTTGGAAGTAAAACAAATGTTGCGAGATTGGGAAGATGGTAATGCGGAGGTAATTCATTTGTGGAAAATGATGAACAGTTGGGTGTATGCAGGATTTGATATTACGTATAAAAAAATTGGAGTTGATTTTGATAAAATTTATTACGAATCAAATACCTATTTATTGGGTAAGGATATAATTGAGGAAGGTTTAGAAAAGGAAGTGTTGCATCGCAGGGCCGATAAATCGGTTTATATTGATTTAACGGAGGATGGCTTAGATGAAAAAACACTTTTGCGCAGTGATGGAACTTCGGTGTATATGACGCAGGATATTGGCACAGCAGTGCTTCGCGCCAAGGATTATAATTTCAACAACCTCACGTATGTAGTGGCCAATGAACAGGATTATCATTTTAAAGTCTTGTTTTTAATTTTAAAAAAATTGGGTTATGTGTGGGCAGATGGCTTGTTTCACCTGAGTTATGGAATGGTGGAATTGCCTGAAGGGAAGATGAAATCGCGCGAAGGAACGGTTGTGGATGCGGATGATTTGATGGATGAAATGATTGCAACTGCTGAGCAAACTACAAAGGAGCTTGGAAAGACCGAAGGATTTACAACTGAGGAAGCAGATAAATTATACACTACGATTGGAATGGGCGCATTAAAGTATTTCATGCTGAAAGTGGATCCGAAGAAAAAAATGCTGTTCAATCCTGCCGAGTCAATCGATTTTAATGGACATACAGGTCCTTTTATTCAATATACTTATGCGAGAATTAAATCTGTTCTTCGCAAAGCGCTAGCCAATGAAATCCTTGATGTTGGCGGTGTACCTGAGATGAATGAAAAGGAGAAGGAAATTATTAAATGGATATATGATTTTCCGGTTATCATAAATCAAGCGGCATTGAGTCACAGTCCGGCTATGATAGCAAACTATGTATATGAATTAGTAAAGTTATACAATACATTTTATCACGATTACTCCATATTAAAGGAGGAGAATCAAAGCATTAAGGTTTTTCGTTTGCAACTAAGTGAAAGTGTTTCCCACATTATAAAAAATTGTATGGCTATGCTTGGAATTGAGGTTCCTGAGCGGATGTAA
- a CDS encoding efflux RND transporter periplasmic adaptor subunit, whose translation MKKYRLISIFSIFLSALLLAACGTEPKAENEIAASLSPKNQIQLNAAELKNTPIVSGKMESRSLSTNFKVSGLIDVPPQNLISVSIPLGGFLKSTKLMPGMHIFKGETIAVMEDQQYIQLQQDYLTTEAKLKYAEAEFNRQRDLNLSKAASDKAFQQAEAEFKSLKIEYRSLSEKLQLIGINPLLLTENNLSRSVAIPSPIDGYVSAVHVNIGKYVNPSDVLFELVNPEDIHLALTVFEKDIDKLFIGQTLLAYSNSNPDTKYPCEIILIGKDLSAERSVEVHCHFDKFDKKLLPGMFMNAEIDVNKKNTFAIPEEAVVNFEGKNYVFIAKGNNQFQLLEAETGILDKAFIELKNAENFRDKQIVFKGAYNLLMKMKNISED comes from the coding sequence ATGAAGAAATACAGGTTAATCAGCATTTTTAGCATCTTTTTATCCGCTTTGCTTTTGGCTGCATGTGGAACTGAACCCAAAGCTGAAAATGAAATCGCTGCCAGTTTATCACCAAAAAATCAAATCCAACTTAATGCCGCTGAACTAAAAAACACCCCAATTGTCAGCGGAAAAATGGAAAGCAGATCGCTGTCAACTAATTTTAAAGTGAGCGGCTTAATTGATGTTCCCCCTCAAAATTTAATTTCGGTTAGTATTCCCTTAGGGGGATTTTTAAAATCCACTAAACTGATGCCGGGGATGCATATTTTTAAAGGCGAAACCATTGCGGTGATGGAAGATCAACAGTACATACAATTGCAGCAAGATTACCTTACAACAGAGGCTAAATTAAAATACGCCGAGGCAGAATTTAACCGCCAACGTGATCTAAATTTAAGTAAAGCCGCCAGTGATAAAGCATTTCAACAAGCTGAAGCCGAATTCAAAAGTTTAAAAATTGAATACCGTTCGCTCAGTGAAAAACTGCAACTCATTGGAATAAATCCACTGCTGTTAACCGAAAATAATTTATCGCGTAGTGTTGCAATCCCATCTCCTATTGATGGATATGTATCGGCAGTGCATGTAAATATTGGAAAATATGTAAACCCCAGCGATGTTTTATTTGAATTGGTAAATCCGGAAGACATCCATCTTGCCTTAACTGTTTTTGAGAAGGATATCGATAAATTGTTTATTGGTCAAACGCTATTAGCCTACAGTAATTCTAATCCCGATACAAAATACCCTTGCGAAATTATCTTGATTGGGAAAGACCTTTCAGCTGAAAGAAGCGTGGAAGTGCACTGCCATTTCGATAAGTTTGATAAAAAATTATTACCCGGAATGTTTATGAATGCAGAAATTGATGTGAATAAAAAAAACACCTTTGCCATCCCCGAAGAAGCCGTTGTAAATTTTGAAGGAAAAAATTATGTGTTTATTGCTAAGGGAAACAACCAATTTCAACTCTTAGAAGCCGAAACAGGAATCCTCGATAAAGCGTTCATTGAGCTTAAAAACGCTGAAAACTTTCGTGACAAACAAATCGTGTTTAAAGGAGCTTACAATTTACTGATGAAAATGAAAAATATTTCAGAAGATTAA